The proteins below come from a single Natrinema sp. SYSU A 869 genomic window:
- a CDS encoding Rieske 2Fe-2S domain-containing protein yields MTDSVHVTLEGDDESTSVRVYDDKGDVSTDDATFRFSVDGGIRDDSSGDETDAAAGKRETANGDDPRRIAPLADVPTNGTLRCEARRDRRGTELILRREGSEVSAWRNSCPHKPEVRIDPGPGAIVRDDQLVCHEHGARFECDDGVCTAGPCRGDALDSIAVAVRDGAVYLTDDRFDSCRRLNE; encoded by the coding sequence ATGACTGATTCCGTCCACGTAACACTCGAGGGTGACGACGAATCCACCTCCGTTCGCGTCTACGACGATAAGGGCGATGTGTCGACCGACGACGCAACGTTTCGGTTCAGCGTCGACGGCGGAATCAGGGATGACTCGAGCGGCGACGAGACCGATGCAGCGGCCGGGAAGCGAGAGACGGCCAACGGTGACGATCCCCGCCGAATCGCGCCGCTCGCGGACGTTCCGACGAACGGGACGCTCCGGTGTGAAGCCCGACGCGACCGTCGCGGAACGGAACTGATCCTCCGACGGGAGGGCAGCGAGGTGTCCGCGTGGCGAAACTCGTGTCCGCACAAGCCCGAGGTCCGCATCGATCCCGGTCCGGGGGCGATCGTCCGCGATGATCAACTGGTGTGTCACGAACACGGCGCGCGCTTCGAGTGCGACGACGGCGTCTGTACGGCGGGCCCATGTCGGGGCGACGCGCTCGACTCGATCGCGGTCGCCGTTCGCGACGGGGCCGTCTATCTGACCGACGACCGCTTCGATTCGTGTCGACGGCTGAACGAGTAG
- a CDS encoding GNAT family N-acetyltransferase — protein sequence MEIREPEPDEAERIREVVDSSMTTSFRLSPGQIDGITDDQFGDDAVADKIDDENTLLHVVETGDEIEGTTIAGFVEGRLADEWGEVNWLFVDPEHRGKGIGTELYETANETLRDRGAEHVCVTVLEANTEGHQFVEQFGLEHNGDRRIEVAEESLVKYVYADVDVDVELPTESRTTDSDNEADAAGEEFPETETTDGHLTTTDDGETAYIARDEEESGTAASFFVTYEDEAHEEQYGYYCANCGSLDVTMDNMDRLECSDCGNSHAERSQESYDDSYL from the coding sequence ATGGAGATTCGGGAACCGGAGCCGGACGAGGCCGAGCGGATTCGAGAGGTCGTGGACAGTTCGATGACGACCTCGTTCAGGCTCAGTCCGGGGCAGATCGACGGAATCACTGACGATCAGTTCGGCGACGACGCCGTCGCCGACAAGATCGACGACGAGAACACGTTGCTCCACGTCGTCGAAACAGGCGATGAGATCGAGGGCACGACCATCGCTGGGTTCGTCGAAGGCCGCCTCGCAGACGAGTGGGGCGAGGTGAACTGGCTCTTCGTCGATCCGGAACACCGGGGGAAGGGGATCGGGACGGAGCTGTACGAGACCGCGAACGAGACGCTCCGCGATCGGGGGGCCGAACACGTCTGCGTCACCGTCCTCGAGGCAAACACTGAGGGCCATCAGTTCGTCGAACAGTTCGGCCTCGAGCACAACGGGGACCGGCGCATCGAGGTCGCCGAGGAATCCCTCGTGAAGTACGTGTACGCGGACGTGGACGTCGACGTGGAGCTGCCAACGGAGTCAAGAACGACGGATTCGGATAACGAAGCGGACGCGGCAGGCGAGGAGTTCCCCGAAACGGAGACGACCGACGGTCACCTGACGACGACCGACGACGGCGAGACGGCGTACATTGCCCGCGACGAGGAAGAGTCCGGCACCGCGGCGTCGTTTTTCGTCACCTACGAGGACGAGGCCCACGAGGAACAGTACGGGTACTACTGTGCGAACTGTGGCTCGCTCGACGTCACGATGGACAACATGGACCGGCTCGAGTGCAGTGACTGCGGCAACTCCCACGCGGAGCGATCCCAGGAATCGTACGACGACTCGTACCTGTAA
- a CDS encoding DUF2391 family protein: MKLRRPRRPRDFRLADSAQQIVGGFLLAGPFVVTEEVWVLAGNMHILQALSIVAIVFAIGYAALYKADTTRDIDDEQEVAGIPIRFISLMCVTFGSVTVLALLFGAPWTFLEDATTACEPVRLFRASGPFLENAATSCELVLTSFKAVTVGSVFSVVGAATADSIFAK; encoded by the coding sequence ATGAAACTTCGACGGCCGCGCCGGCCGCGCGATTTCCGGCTCGCGGACTCCGCCCAGCAGATCGTCGGCGGGTTCCTGCTCGCCGGTCCGTTCGTGGTCACCGAAGAGGTCTGGGTGCTCGCGGGGAACATGCATATCCTGCAGGCGCTTTCGATCGTCGCCATCGTCTTCGCGATCGGCTACGCAGCGCTGTACAAGGCGGACACGACCAGAGATATAGACGACGAACAGGAGGTTGCCGGCATTCCAATTCGGTTTATCTCACTCATGTGTGTCACCTTCGGCTCGGTAACCGTGCTCGCGCTCCTGTTCGGTGCCCCTTGGACGTTCCTCGAGGACGCCACGACTGCCTGCGAGCCCGTGCGCCTGTTTCGTGCCTCCGGCCCATTCCTCGAGAACGCCGCGACCTCATGTGAACTCGTGCTGACCTCGTTCAAAGCGGTGACCGTGGGCTCGGTCTTCAGCGTCGTCGGTGCGGCGACAGCCGACAGCATCTTCGCGAAGTGA
- a CDS encoding SLC13 family permease gives MGDGSGERRGLTATVPSRQVAGLLAAAVVLVAGTVLPPPAALTVEGQRTLAVFLSALVLWLTRPVPYVVSSVLSVTLLFALGTVESFSAATTGFTSTLVFFLLCLLLLGNATTSVGLDRRLARRLLTADSTPRRALRSVAGSVLALALVMPSAMARAITFIPIVKRLAGAFGPDADGGFESAAFLVLGHVNPIASMALMTGGGMALVTSEIVATSVRPITWVDWAVLMVPPTILLYALAALAAGLFARVGGKATVGAHGAPRPDADGDGIEVRADGDETHPETDGDGTASLTRDQRLVGLVLLGAVASWIGGSFVGLPTVVPAVAAVTVLSLPSVGVITGEDITDVSWGIIFLIGAMLSILDVMNATGAITAVIDALTQWIPFAALADWQIVAVLIAIAIGIRILFSTGSAAIVVALPIVLEFASVFGIARLPLALTVLLVVGSTTILPFNTTAVLVSMDRGPLSHRDVAAFGLVTMGLSIVVAALAWLVYWPLVS, from the coding sequence ATGGGCGATGGATCCGGCGAGCGGCGGGGGCTGACGGCGACGGTGCCGTCACGGCAGGTCGCGGGGCTGCTCGCGGCCGCCGTCGTGCTCGTCGCCGGGACGGTACTGCCCCCACCGGCGGCGCTGACCGTTGAGGGCCAACGCACGCTGGCCGTCTTCCTGTCAGCGCTCGTATTGTGGCTGACTCGGCCCGTGCCATACGTCGTCTCGAGCGTTCTCAGCGTCACGTTACTGTTCGCGCTGGGGACCGTCGAGTCGTTCAGCGCGGCGACGACGGGCTTCACCTCAACGCTCGTGTTCTTTCTGCTCTGCCTCCTGTTGCTGGGCAACGCGACGACGAGCGTCGGGCTCGATCGGCGGCTGGCGCGACGACTGTTGACTGCGGACAGCACGCCGCGCCGGGCGCTGCGCTCGGTCGCCGGCAGTGTCCTCGCGCTGGCGCTGGTCATGCCCTCCGCGATGGCCCGTGCGATCACGTTCATCCCCATCGTGAAGCGACTCGCGGGCGCGTTCGGACCGGACGCCGACGGCGGGTTCGAGAGTGCAGCATTTCTCGTTCTCGGCCACGTCAATCCCATCGCGTCGATGGCGCTGATGACCGGCGGCGGGATGGCGCTGGTCACCTCCGAGATCGTCGCGACGTCGGTACGGCCGATCACGTGGGTCGACTGGGCTGTGTTGATGGTGCCGCCAACGATCCTCCTGTACGCGCTGGCGGCCCTCGCTGCGGGGCTCTTCGCGCGGGTCGGTGGGAAAGCAACGGTCGGCGCGCATGGTGCGCCCCGGCCGGACGCGGACGGCGACGGAATCGAGGTGCGAGCGGACGGTGACGAGACTCACCCGGAGACGGACGGCGACGGGACGGCCTCGCTGACGCGCGACCAGCGTCTCGTGGGACTCGTCCTCCTCGGAGCCGTCGCGAGCTGGATCGGCGGCTCGTTCGTCGGGCTTCCGACGGTGGTCCCCGCAGTTGCAGCGGTCACGGTGCTCTCGCTCCCGTCCGTCGGCGTCATCACAGGCGAGGACATCACAGACGTGAGCTGGGGCATCATTTTCCTCATCGGCGCGATGTTGTCGATACTGGACGTGATGAACGCGACCGGCGCAATTACGGCCGTCATCGACGCGCTGACACAATGGATCCCGTTCGCGGCGCTCGCCGATTGGCAGATCGTCGCCGTGTTGATCGCCATCGCCATCGGCATCCGGATCCTGTTTTCAACCGGCTCAGCGGCGATTGTCGTTGCGCTCCCGATCGTCCTCGAGTTCGCGAGCGTCTTCGGCATCGCTCGGCTGCCGCTCGCGCTGACCGTCTTACTGGTCGTCGGCTCGACGACGATCCTGCCGTTCAACACGACGGCAGTGCTGGTCTCGATGGATCGCGGGCCGCTGTCACACCGCGATGTCGCCGCGTTCGGCCTCGTAACGATGGGACTCTCGATCGTCGTCGCCGCGCTCGCGTGGCTCGTCTACTGGCCACTGGTGAGCTGA
- a CDS encoding helix-turn-helix domain-containing protein gives MAKLQQALDNVRSIELDNAFYVEDGTWLESVTVASNTEFDPETALEGISGASLFYSSEIPTASDNLEIRRLTILANESYPFILSLVLRQEAIPNRIVLQNGVFEVVTTARDWDQFRSMADEIQETLGEFELLSVTQDEEPGEPLDSGRLTEVLVSKLTDDQLAVLETAYTRGYFDVPRETSETDLADELDVTQSTVNERLRTAERTLLELIYGPRD, from the coding sequence ATGGCAAAGCTCCAGCAGGCGCTGGACAACGTCCGGAGTATCGAACTCGATAACGCCTTCTACGTCGAGGACGGGACATGGCTCGAGTCGGTGACCGTCGCCTCGAATACCGAATTCGATCCCGAGACGGCCCTTGAGGGGATTTCCGGTGCATCACTGTTCTATAGCAGCGAGATCCCGACCGCGTCCGATAATCTCGAGATCCGTCGGCTTACTATTCTGGCGAACGAGTCGTACCCGTTCATTCTGAGCCTCGTGTTGCGCCAGGAGGCGATTCCGAACCGGATCGTCCTCCAGAACGGCGTCTTCGAAGTCGTGACGACCGCACGCGACTGGGATCAGTTCCGCTCGATGGCCGACGAAATTCAGGAGACACTGGGTGAATTCGAGCTGCTGTCGGTCACTCAGGACGAGGAGCCTGGCGAGCCACTGGACAGCGGCCGGCTGACGGAGGTCCTCGTCTCGAAACTCACCGATGACCAGCTGGCGGTCCTCGAGACGGCCTACACCCGCGGCTACTTCGATGTGCCCCGGGAAACATCGGAGACGGACCTCGCGGACGAACTCGACGTTACCCAGTCGACGGTCAACGAGCGACTCCGGACCGCCGAGCGGACCCTGCTCGAACTCATCTACGGTCCTCGCGACTGA
- a CDS encoding ABC transporter permease, with translation MSKFQRFLLKRLAISVLLTLVAVSVIFVVLRLLPGSPFEALVTSGNLNQEQIDEIRAMYGLDQSIWVQYVNYLGSLLTFQFGYSILRSQPVWDVLEPRLINSLILLIPALVTTAILSSLLGMYAGWNRGSRLEKASIVSTTLLRSTPVFITAIFFIIVFAYNLEIVPALGMRSIRATPDGYLETFVSLDFLHHYLLPFTVAVLYYSGDFLLLARNGVIEKRGSEFLKLHRAKGLSEMQQLARAGRNSMLPILTYFTLRLGMIFQGLILLEVVFSWPGIGRELVLAIQQQDYPLVQAAVFIMALAVIIANLAADVLYAYFDPTVSTNGGGSA, from the coding sequence ATGAGCAAGTTCCAGCGGTTCCTGCTCAAGCGACTCGCGATCTCCGTCCTGTTGACGCTGGTCGCGGTCTCGGTCATCTTCGTCGTCCTTCGACTCCTGCCGGGGAGTCCCTTCGAGGCGCTCGTGACCTCGGGGAACCTCAATCAGGAGCAGATCGACGAAATCCGCGCGATGTACGGGCTCGATCAGTCGATCTGGGTGCAGTACGTCAACTACCTGGGGAGCCTGCTGACCTTCCAGTTTGGCTACTCCATCCTGCGGAGCCAGCCGGTCTGGGACGTCCTCGAGCCGCGGCTGATCAACTCGCTGATCCTGTTGATTCCGGCGCTGGTGACGACGGCGATCCTGAGTTCGCTTCTGGGGATGTACGCCGGCTGGAACCGTGGGAGCCGCCTCGAGAAAGCCAGCATCGTCTCGACGACGCTGCTGCGCTCGACGCCCGTCTTCATTACGGCGATCTTCTTCATCATCGTCTTCGCGTACAACCTCGAGATCGTGCCTGCCCTCGGGATGCGATCGATCCGGGCGACGCCGGACGGCTACCTCGAGACGTTCGTCTCGCTGGACTTCCTCCATCACTACCTCCTGCCCTTTACCGTCGCCGTCCTCTACTACAGCGGTGACTTCTTGTTGCTCGCTCGTAACGGCGTCATTGAGAAGCGGGGCTCGGAGTTCCTCAAACTCCACCGGGCGAAGGGGCTCTCGGAGATGCAGCAACTGGCCCGTGCGGGCCGGAACTCGATGCTGCCCATTCTGACGTACTTCACCCTCCGTCTCGGCATGATTTTCCAGGGCCTCATCCTGCTCGAGGTGGTCTTCAGCTGGCCCGGCATCGGCCGCGAACTCGTATTGGCCATCCAGCAGCAGGACTATCCGCTGGTGCAGGCGGCGGTCTTCATCATGGCGCTGGCGGTTATCATCGCGAACCTCGCCGCGGACGTCCTCTACGCGTACTTTGATCCGACTGTGTCGACCAACGGAGGTGGCTCTGCATGA
- a CDS encoding ABC transporter permease: MSTETKPKAELYRRVDALWTTVRDQFAFLRRDPLAFAGMLVVAAFVFLGLFGPFLAPHDPIEYTVRGDTSSVLRLSAPSADAYFGTTAYGKDVLSQFLAGARPTLIVGLFGGLGTGALGFTVGVVSGYYGGWVDELLMRLTDLTFSLPFMPMALLLLTFMTPNIWLITAIIAGFLWKMPARVVRSEVLSVRERTFVKSARASGASNLRTMLYHVAPNVLPIGFLYTAYGVAWAIAAQASLAFLGFGDPTMTSWGRMLRQVFASGSMRVAWWWVLPPAIGIAAITTSVFLIGRAYEEVINPEIQTDQ; this comes from the coding sequence ATGAGTACCGAAACGAAACCCAAAGCCGAACTGTACAGGCGCGTCGACGCGCTGTGGACGACTGTCCGCGACCAGTTCGCGTTCCTGCGGCGGGACCCGCTGGCGTTCGCCGGCATGCTCGTCGTCGCGGCGTTCGTCTTCCTCGGGCTGTTCGGGCCGTTCCTGGCCCCGCACGACCCGATCGAATACACCGTCCGCGGCGACACCAGCTCCGTACTCCGGCTCTCGGCCCCGAGCGCGGACGCCTACTTCGGGACGACGGCCTACGGGAAGGACGTGCTGAGCCAGTTCCTCGCCGGCGCACGACCGACGCTCATTGTCGGCCTCTTCGGCGGCCTGGGGACGGGTGCGCTCGGCTTCACCGTCGGCGTCGTCAGCGGCTACTACGGCGGCTGGGTCGACGAACTCCTGATGCGCCTGACCGACCTGACGTTCTCGCTGCCGTTCATGCCGATGGCGTTGCTGTTGCTGACGTTCATGACGCCGAACATCTGGCTGATCACGGCCATCATCGCCGGCTTCCTCTGGAAGATGCCGGCGCGGGTCGTCCGCTCGGAAGTGCTGTCGGTCCGCGAGCGGACGTTCGTCAAATCGGCTCGAGCCAGCGGCGCGAGCAATCTGCGGACGATGCTGTACCACGTCGCGCCGAACGTGTTGCCGATCGGGTTCCTCTACACCGCCTACGGCGTCGCCTGGGCGATCGCGGCACAGGCGAGTCTAGCGTTCCTCGGCTTCGGCGACCCGACGATGACCAGCTGGGGTCGGATGCTTCGGCAGGTGTTCGCGTCGGGCAGCATGCGCGTCGCGTGGTGGTGGGTGCTCCCGCCAGCGATCGGTATTGCCGCGATAACCACCTCGGTGTTCCTCATCGGACGGGCCTACGAGGAAGTCATCAACCCCGAAATCCAGACTGACCAATGA
- a CDS encoding ABC transporter ATP-binding protein has protein sequence MTLLNVEDLTVTYATDDEPVHAVNDVSFSIDEGVNYGLAGESGSGKSTVAEALLGLLPGNGTVERGTIEFNGTDLTSLSAAERRDVLWEDIAYIPQSAMDSLDPVMSTGDQIAQAIHTHRNVTDSKARDRVRELFEIVGLDPDRIDDYPHEFSGGMRQRVTIAMALALEPDLIIADEPTTGLDVIVQDKIIDKILEIQERMDSSLLLITHEIGVIAETCDELSILYGGKVMEQGSVDNVLVNPTNPYTMGLKNSFPEIGESEDPVAIPGSPPNLNQEPTACVFEDRCPFATEECGESHPDLVDLPNRNHRSACHRVKEAAQMRQAADEPETWDIPDDGDADSDRGEVILETDTLEKHYEQSQSLVSKFRGEDPDHVKAVDGVSLSVRRSEVLGVAGESGCGKSTLGETMALLEDPTGGDLVFDGEPYEYYQDGNLQEFRRKVQIIFQDPFDSLNPRQTVRKLVGEPLTIHDYRTDEKEQAIVETLEKVGLTPAEKFLDSYPHELSGGQRQRVAVAKALILDPDFLICDEPASMLDVSLKVNLLNLLRGLADTEDIGIVYISHDLASLTQVSDRLAIMYLGRIIEEGDVDRIATQPKHPYTSSLLSAAPEKDPTVDRTRVLLDGEPPDPVDLPSGCAFAPRCPKAEESCWEAEPGIDETGDERHRAACYFPESEGESAASDASAADDEFPASANTDSVGD, from the coding sequence ATGACGCTACTCAACGTCGAAGACCTCACAGTCACGTACGCGACCGACGACGAACCAGTCCACGCCGTCAACGACGTCTCCTTCAGTATCGACGAGGGCGTCAACTACGGCCTCGCCGGCGAGTCCGGCTCCGGGAAATCCACCGTTGCGGAAGCACTGCTGGGACTACTCCCGGGGAACGGCACCGTCGAGCGCGGGACGATCGAGTTCAACGGGACGGATCTCACATCGCTCTCGGCGGCCGAACGGCGGGACGTCCTCTGGGAGGACATCGCTTACATCCCCCAGAGCGCGATGGACTCGCTCGATCCCGTGATGTCGACCGGCGACCAGATCGCACAGGCGATCCACACCCACCGCAACGTCACAGATTCCAAGGCGCGCGACCGCGTCCGTGAACTATTCGAGATCGTCGGGCTCGATCCGGATCGGATCGACGACTATCCCCACGAGTTCTCCGGCGGGATGCGCCAGCGGGTCACCATCGCGATGGCGCTGGCCCTCGAGCCGGACCTCATCATCGCCGACGAGCCGACGACCGGGCTGGACGTCATCGTTCAGGACAAGATCATCGACAAGATCCTCGAGATTCAAGAGCGGATGGACAGCTCATTGCTGCTCATCACTCACGAGATCGGTGTCATCGCCGAGACCTGCGACGAGCTATCGATCCTCTACGGCGGGAAGGTGATGGAGCAGGGCAGCGTCGACAACGTGCTGGTCAACCCCACCAACCCCTACACGATGGGGTTGAAGAACTCCTTCCCGGAGATCGGCGAGAGCGAGGACCCCGTCGCGATCCCCGGTTCGCCGCCGAACCTGAACCAGGAGCCGACGGCCTGTGTCTTCGAGGATCGGTGTCCGTTCGCCACGGAAGAGTGCGGGGAGTCCCACCCGGACCTAGTCGATCTCCCGAACCGCAACCACCGGTCGGCCTGCCACCGCGTCAAGGAGGCGGCCCAGATGCGACAGGCTGCCGACGAGCCGGAGACGTGGGACATCCCCGACGACGGCGATGCCGACTCCGACCGCGGCGAGGTCATCCTCGAGACGGATACTCTGGAAAAACACTACGAGCAGAGCCAGTCATTGGTGAGCAAGTTCCGCGGCGAGGACCCCGATCACGTGAAGGCGGTTGACGGCGTCTCGCTGTCCGTCCGTCGCTCGGAGGTGCTCGGCGTCGCCGGCGAGTCCGGCTGCGGGAAGTCGACGCTCGGCGAGACCATGGCCCTGCTCGAGGACCCGACCGGCGGCGACCTGGTGTTCGACGGAGAGCCCTACGAGTACTATCAGGACGGCAATCTTCAGGAGTTCCGGCGGAAGGTCCAGATCATCTTCCAGGACCCCTTCGATTCGCTGAACCCGCGCCAGACTGTCCGCAAACTCGTCGGTGAGCCGCTGACGATCCACGACTACCGCACCGATGAGAAAGAGCAAGCCATCGTCGAGACGCTCGAGAAGGTAGGACTGACCCCTGCCGAGAAGTTCCTCGATAGCTATCCCCACGAACTCTCTGGAGGACAGCGCCAGCGTGTGGCGGTCGCCAAAGCGCTGATACTGGATCCGGACTTCCTCATCTGTGACGAGCCGGCGTCGATGCTGGACGTCTCGCTGAAGGTCAACCTGCTGAACCTGCTGCGGGGACTGGCTGACACCGAGGACATCGGGATCGTCTACATCTCTCACGACCTCGCGAGCCTGACACAGGTCTCCGACCGGCTGGCCATCATGTACCTCGGCCGAATCATCGAGGAGGGTGACGTCGATCGGATCGCAACTCAGCCTAAGCATCCCTACACGTCGTCGCTGCTCTCGGCCGCGCCGGAGAAGGACCCGACCGTCGATCGGACCCGCGTCCTGCTCGACGGGGAGCCGCCGGACCCGGTTGATCTCCCTTCGGGCTGTGCGTTCGCCCCGCGCTGTCCGAAGGCCGAGGAATCGTGTTGGGAGGCCGAGCCGGGAATCGATGAGACCGGCGACGAGCGCCACCGGGCGGCGTGTTACTTCCCGGAGAGCGAGGGCGAGTCGGCTGCCTCGGACGCGTCGGCCGCGGACGACGAGTTCCCGGCGTCTGCGAACACCGACTCAGTGGGTGACTGA
- a CDS encoding hemolysin family protein yields MSGLETTLVGAIVGVESPAVMQGPIVGVESLAVAQGAVGFDLPTNLVAAVGVGTLLVLLVLSGFFSSAEIAMFSLAQHRIEALVEDGSPGAETVQALQSDPHRLLVTILVGNNLVNIAMSSIATGLFAMYVGQGQAMAAATFGVTAVVLLFGESAPKSYAIENTESWALSVARPLQISKYALYPLVVTFDRLTRIVNGMTGGGTTVESSYVSRDEIRELIRTGENEGIIGASEREMLQRVFRFNDTIAKEVMTPRLDVTAVSRTATVDDAVAKCVKSGHARLPVYESGLDTVIGVVALGDLVRDYRAGEPTDDASLEAHIEETLHVPESKQVDDLFREMRHERVEQVVVIDEFGTTEGIVTTEDIVEAVVGEILDAQEAEPIETVDERTIRVDGEVNIEDVNDVIGVEFPEGEEFETIAGFVFNRAGRLVDPGETFAYDGVELTVERVDDTRIKRVRITEPAPSTADGSGVATSS; encoded by the coding sequence ATGTCCGGCCTCGAGACGACCCTGGTGGGAGCAATCGTCGGCGTTGAGAGCCCGGCGGTCATGCAGGGACCAATTGTCGGCGTCGAGAGCCTGGCGGTCGCGCAGGGAGCCGTCGGCTTCGACCTCCCGACGAACCTCGTGGCCGCCGTCGGCGTCGGAACGCTACTGGTGTTGCTAGTCCTCTCGGGCTTTTTCTCCTCGGCGGAGATCGCGATGTTCTCGCTGGCCCAGCACCGCATCGAGGCACTCGTCGAGGATGGGAGCCCCGGTGCCGAGACGGTGCAGGCGCTGCAATCGGATCCGCATCGGTTGCTGGTGACGATCCTCGTCGGCAACAACCTCGTCAACATCGCGATGTCGTCGATCGCGACCGGACTGTTCGCGATGTACGTCGGACAGGGCCAGGCGATGGCGGCGGCGACGTTTGGCGTGACCGCCGTCGTCCTGCTGTTCGGCGAGAGCGCCCCGAAATCGTACGCCATCGAGAACACGGAGTCGTGGGCCCTCTCGGTCGCCCGGCCGCTCCAGATCTCGAAGTACGCGCTGTATCCACTGGTAGTCACGTTCGATCGGCTGACCCGCATCGTCAACGGGATGACCGGCGGCGGGACCACCGTCGAGTCCTCGTACGTGAGCCGCGACGAGATCCGGGAGCTGATTCGGACCGGCGAGAACGAGGGGATCATCGGGGCCAGCGAACGCGAGATGCTCCAGCGTGTGTTCCGGTTCAACGACACCATCGCGAAGGAGGTGATGACGCCGCGGCTGGACGTGACCGCCGTCTCTCGCACGGCGACGGTCGATGACGCCGTCGCGAAGTGCGTCAAGAGCGGCCACGCTCGCCTGCCGGTGTACGAGAGCGGTCTCGACACCGTCATCGGCGTGGTCGCGCTCGGCGATCTCGTCCGCGACTATCGGGCTGGTGAACCGACCGATGACGCCTCGCTCGAGGCCCACATTGAGGAGACGCTGCACGTCCCGGAAAGCAAGCAGGTCGACGACCTGTTTCGCGAGATGCGCCACGAGCGGGTCGAGCAGGTCGTCGTCATCGACGAATTCGGGACGACTGAGGGGATCGTCACGACCGAGGATATCGTCGAAGCGGTCGTCGGCGAGATACTTGATGCTCAGGAGGCGGAACCGATCGAGACCGTCGACGAACGAACCATCCGGGTCGACGGCGAGGTGAATATCGAGGACGTCAACGACGTCATCGGTGTCGAGTTCCCCGAAGGCGAGGAGTTCGAGACGATCGCTGGCTTCGTGTTCAACCGCGCCGGGCGGCTGGTCGACCCCGGCGAGACGTTCGCGTACGACGGCGTCGAACTGACCGTCGAACGCGTCGACGACACACGCATCAAGCGCGTCCGCATCACTGAGCCCGCACCTTCGACGGCCGACGGATCCGGCGTCGCCACCTCGAGCTAG
- a CDS encoding universal stress protein: MSILAAVDATEKRDAVVETGHDLASAYGTELSVLHVVSQDDFESRKETVERVSDVQGYSKSQRADAAANVANEVVVETLEDANIEAISTVGRIGEPVPSILDVAGDIDAQYIVIGGRKRSPTGKALFGSTTQSVLLEADRPVVTVLSDGE, encoded by the coding sequence ATGTCTATACTTGCGGCCGTCGATGCAACGGAGAAACGGGATGCCGTCGTCGAGACCGGACACGATCTCGCCTCGGCGTACGGGACGGAACTGTCCGTCCTTCACGTCGTCTCGCAGGACGATTTTGAATCCCGTAAAGAGACCGTCGAGCGCGTCTCGGACGTCCAGGGATACAGCAAGTCCCAGCGCGCCGACGCCGCAGCGAACGTCGCGAACGAGGTCGTCGTCGAGACCCTCGAAGACGCCAATATCGAGGCGATCTCGACAGTCGGTCGCATCGGCGAGCCGGTGCCATCGATTCTCGACGTCGCGGGCGATATCGACGCGCAGTATATCGTCATCGGCGGTCGAAAACGGTCTCCGACGGGGAAGGCCCTGTTCGGGAGCACGACTCAGTCCGTCCTGCTCGAGGCCGATCGCCCGGTCGTGACGGTTCTGTCAGACGGGGAGTAG
- a CDS encoding ZIP family metal transporter, producing MLSTGALRPDGVGLLVLAIILALVHLFAGRLGFGGRIPRSRWLSLAGGVSVAYVFVHLLPEVGAAAATLKEHGTPTAFAEQYGYLIALLGFVTFYGLERLARWTSTDPGLDDEPAGTGVFWIHVGSFAAYNSIVGYLLWDRELGSPLLFVTAMALHFLVTDDGLREHHGPTYHRRGRWVLSAAVLIGFAGGYVLEDTELLVSVCVPFLAGGIVLNVIKEELPSNRESGFWAFAIGAAGYAVLLLFV from the coding sequence ATGCTCTCGACCGGCGCACTGCGCCCCGACGGGGTGGGTCTCCTTGTGCTCGCGATCATACTCGCACTGGTCCACCTCTTCGCCGGCCGGCTGGGATTTGGCGGCCGGATTCCGCGGAGCCGGTGGCTGTCCCTCGCCGGCGGCGTCTCGGTCGCGTACGTGTTCGTCCACCTCCTCCCCGAGGTCGGGGCGGCCGCGGCGACGCTCAAGGAACACGGAACGCCGACAGCCTTTGCTGAGCAGTACGGCTATCTGATCGCTCTGCTGGGATTCGTCACCTTCTATGGCCTCGAACGACTCGCCCGCTGGACGAGCACCGATCCGGGATTGGACGACGAGCCCGCCGGGACGGGGGTATTCTGGATTCACGTCGGCTCGTTCGCGGCCTACAATTCGATCGTCGGCTACCTCCTCTGGGATCGCGAACTCGGCAGCCCGCTCCTGTTCGTCACTGCCATGGCACTCCACTTCCTCGTGACCGACGACGGCCTTCGAGAACACCACGGCCCGACGTACCACCGTCGAGGCCGGTGGGTACTATCTGCGGCGGTACTCATCGGCTTCGCTGGCGGATACGTCCTCGAGGACACCGAACTCCTCGTCTCCGTCTGCGTCCCGTTTCTGGCAGGCGGAATCGTCCTCAATGTGATCAAGGAGGAACTGCCGTCAAATCGCGAGAGTGGGTTCTGGGCCTTCGCCATTGGAGCGGCCGGCTACGCCGTGCTGTTGCTGTTCGTGTGA